One part of the Amphiura filiformis chromosome 5, Afil_fr2py, whole genome shotgun sequence genome encodes these proteins:
- the LOC140151979 gene encoding ergosterol biosynthetic protein 28 homolog, producing the protein MAVSKDSLFVKVLRVWVGLIGITALGNTISSYLNGELLSETIFTQKPELVNALVGRLFGTWTLLSAFVRVLCAVHIDSKPLYEVSMFSFLLAFAYFASELYIFKTIHVTFGPLSALVISTISFVLMLVGYPRLFQRQSTGRAKRR; encoded by the exons ATGGCAGTGTCCAAAGATTCCCTTTTTGTCAAGGTTCTTCGAGTATGGGTGGGACTGATTGGAATTACGGCACTGGGCAATACTATAAGCAGCTACCTCAATGGAGAACTTCTATCGGAGACTATATTTACACAGAAACCAGAGTTGG TTAATGCCCTTGTGGGACGCCTTTTTGGAACCTGGACTCTTCTTTCTGCTTTTGTGCGAGTTTTGTGTGCTGTTCACATTGATAGCAAACC GTTATATGAGGTGAGCATGTTCTCATTCCTACTGGCATTTGCTTACTTTGCATCAGAGCTGTACATCTTCAAGACAATTCATGTAACATTTGGTCCTTTATCAGCTCTTGTCATCTCAA CCATTTCATTTGTACTGATGTTGGTAGGCTACCCTAGACTTTTCCAGAGACAGTCCACAGGAAGAGCCAAAAGAAGATAG